The following coding sequences lie in one Paenibacillus durus ATCC 35681 genomic window:
- a CDS encoding acyl-CoA thioesterase translates to MMSESSQPAAPASKYCRESRVFKTGRVFPNDINNHQTLFGGKLMSNIDEVASISAMRHCRCSVVTASTDSVDFLSPIRPTDSFCFESFVSWTGRTSIEVFVKVIAENLYSGERTVAATSFLTFVAIGSDGKPAPVPKVIPETDEEKLVSDLAEERSEQRKVRRAASKKLAGQLTTTKYWE, encoded by the coding sequence ATGATGAGTGAATCATCCCAGCCGGCAGCTCCGGCTTCGAAATACTGCCGAGAATCACGTGTATTCAAAACGGGACGGGTCTTCCCGAACGATATTAACAACCACCAGACCCTATTCGGCGGCAAGCTGATGAGTAACATAGATGAAGTCGCCTCCATCTCCGCGATGCGTCACTGCCGATGCAGCGTCGTTACCGCCTCCACTGACTCCGTTGACTTTCTGTCCCCGATCCGGCCAACCGATTCATTCTGTTTTGAATCCTTTGTATCCTGGACCGGCCGCACCAGCATAGAGGTATTCGTTAAGGTCATCGCCGAAAATCTTTATTCAGGCGAGCGCACCGTGGCGGCCACTTCCTTTCTCACCTTTGTGGCTATCGGGTCTGACGGAAAACCCGCCCCCGTACCCAAAGTTATCCCTGAGACAGACGAGGAGAAGCTGGTCAGCGATTTGGCGGAGGAACGGTCGGAGCAGCGAAAAGTCAGACGCGCCGCAAGCAAGAAGCTGGCTGGTCAGCTTACAACGACCAAGTACTGGGAGTAA
- the ilvN gene encoding acetolactate synthase small subunit has product MERNTISVLVNDQPGVLQRVSGLFGRRGFNIESITVGQSEEAGLSRMVIVTLGDDDQLEQIEKQLYKLIDVIKVVDLSAKPMVARELALIKVKAEPSERPEIMGVVETFRASVVDIGSSSLLVQVVGDTQKIDAMIELLKPYGIRELSRTGVTAMIRGNVQ; this is encoded by the coding sequence GTGGAAAGAAATACGATTTCCGTGCTGGTGAACGACCAGCCTGGTGTGCTCCAACGGGTATCGGGGCTGTTCGGACGGCGCGGGTTTAATATTGAGAGCATTACCGTAGGTCAATCCGAGGAAGCGGGATTATCCAGAATGGTCATCGTCACTTTGGGGGATGATGACCAGCTGGAACAGATTGAGAAGCAGCTCTACAAGCTGATCGACGTCATCAAGGTGGTTGACCTTAGCGCAAAGCCGATGGTTGCCCGCGAGCTGGCGCTGATTAAGGTCAAGGCCGAGCCTTCCGAGCGGCCGGAGATTATGGGCGTGGTCGAAACGTTCCGCGCCTCCGTTGTCGACATCGGCAGCTCGAGCTTGCTTGTGCAGGTGGTCGGGGATACGCAGAAGATCGATGCAATGATCGAACTGCTGAAGCCGTACGGCATCAGAGAGCTGTCCCGGACCGGCGTTACGGCAATGATCCGCGGAAATGTGCAATAG
- a CDS encoding ABC transporter permease, producing the protein MDLLTLGQMLNTTLVFSTALIFAALGGIFSERSGVVNIGLEGLMMFGAFAAAVGGYYAQDAGYVTMAPWIGVLCAMAVGVIGALIHAVASITFKADQTISGTVINFLAAGSTLYLVKLLFEGAGETPLIDGFSKYPIPVLSKIPVIGPGLFNNYPTTYLAIILVIVVYFLLFKTPFGLRLRAVGEHPSAADTLGVNVNRMRYIGVMLSGMFAGIGGATITLTTTGTFAHNTVSGQGFIAIAAMIFGKWNPLGAFGAAVFFGFSQAIRNYVQLFGWSQSIPQEFIYMIPYVLTIIVLVSAVGRSSAPSALGQPYDPSKR; encoded by the coding sequence ATGGATTTGCTGACACTGGGCCAAATGCTCAATACAACGCTTGTATTTTCCACAGCGCTTATTTTTGCCGCCCTTGGCGGGATCTTCTCCGAACGCTCGGGCGTGGTTAACATCGGGCTTGAAGGTCTGATGATGTTCGGTGCCTTTGCCGCCGCTGTTGGCGGTTATTATGCGCAGGACGCCGGCTACGTGACGATGGCTCCCTGGATCGGTGTGCTCTGCGCTATGGCGGTCGGCGTGATTGGAGCGCTTATTCATGCCGTCGCTTCCATTACCTTCAAAGCGGACCAGACGATCAGCGGTACGGTAATCAACTTCCTTGCTGCTGGCAGTACGCTTTACTTGGTTAAGTTGCTGTTTGAAGGGGCGGGCGAAACCCCTCTGATTGATGGGTTTAGCAAATATCCGATTCCGGTGCTTTCCAAAATTCCGGTGATCGGCCCCGGTCTGTTCAATAATTATCCAACAACGTATTTGGCGATCATACTGGTTATTGTCGTGTATTTCCTGCTCTTCAAAACGCCGTTCGGCCTTCGCCTCCGGGCAGTCGGCGAGCATCCGAGCGCGGCGGATACGCTTGGCGTTAACGTCAACCGTATGCGCTATATCGGTGTAATGCTGAGCGGAATGTTCGCAGGCATAGGCGGCGCGACGATTACGCTGACGACTACAGGCACCTTTGCCCACAATACGGTTTCCGGGCAGGGCTTCATTGCGATTGCGGCAATGATTTTCGGCAAATGGAATCCGCTTGGCGCCTTTGGCGCGGCTGTGTTCTTCGGTTTTTCACAGGCGATCCGCAACTATGTGCAGCTATTCGGCTGGTCCCAGAGTATTCCGCAGGAATTTATTTATATGATTCCGTATGTGCTGACAATTATCGTTCTCGTGAGCGCAGTAGGCCGCTCCTCGGCGCCGTCTGCGCTTGGACAACCCTACGATCCAAGCAAACGTTAA
- a CDS encoding GNAT family N-acetyltransferase, with amino-acid sequence MIRYRRPKQDDAIIHQLIESELVPLSHLPAKVLDQVKKELPRRLGQGVTLVASTDYDSDPLGFVHFMLHGDLLYIDMLAVAASAKRKRWGNMLMDRAERFALSRGCHRSKVAVDVGNAAGLSFYEKLDYTVVRYLPQSMSYEMEKRFLPPGI; translated from the coding sequence GTGATCCGTTACCGCCGCCCTAAGCAGGACGATGCGATTATTCACCAGTTGATTGAGAGCGAGCTTGTGCCTTTGTCCCATTTGCCCGCAAAAGTGCTGGACCAGGTTAAAAAAGAACTCCCGCGCCGGCTCGGGCAGGGAGTTACGCTTGTTGCGAGCACCGATTATGACAGCGACCCGCTGGGATTTGTCCATTTTATGCTGCACGGGGATTTGCTCTATATCGATATGCTGGCCGTCGCCGCTTCGGCAAAACGAAAGCGCTGGGGAAATATGCTGATGGACCGGGCGGAGCGGTTTGCATTATCACGCGGATGCCACCGATCCAAAGTAGCAGTGGACGTCGGAAATGCCGCCGGGCTCTCTTTTTACGAAAAGCTCGACTATACCGTGGTCCGGTATCTGCCGCAGAGCATGAGCTACGAGATGGAAAAGCGCTTCTTGCCGCCAGGCATTTGA
- the ilvC gene encoding ketol-acid reductoisomerase, whose product MAVTTYYEQDGDLSVLKGKTIAVIGYGSQGHAQAQNLRDSGLQVIIGLREGKSFQTAKNDGFEVLPVSEAVSRADVVQILMPDETQAAVYKNEIEPNLKQGAALMFSHGFNVHFGQIVAPKDSDVLLVAPKSPGHMVRRTYEEGFGVPGLIAIEQDATGNAKAIGLAYAKGIGCTRAGVIETSFREETETDLFGEQAVLCGGVTALIKAGFETLVEAGYAPEMAYFECLHEMKLIVDLIYEGGMATMRDSISNTAEYGDYVTGPRVVTDETKKAMKAVLTDIQQGKFARDFILENQSGRAFLTATRRNEAAHPIEVVGKELREMMAWIKK is encoded by the coding sequence ATGGCAGTAACAACGTACTATGAGCAGGATGGAGATCTGAGCGTATTAAAAGGTAAAACAATCGCGGTTATCGGTTATGGCAGCCAGGGACATGCCCAGGCGCAGAACCTGCGTGACAGCGGACTTCAAGTCATCATCGGCCTGCGCGAAGGAAAATCCTTCCAAACAGCAAAGAATGACGGTTTCGAAGTACTGCCGGTCTCCGAAGCGGTATCCCGTGCGGACGTAGTGCAAATCCTGATGCCTGACGAAACCCAGGCTGCCGTTTATAAGAACGAAATCGAGCCAAACCTGAAGCAAGGCGCGGCGCTTATGTTCTCCCACGGCTTCAACGTTCATTTCGGCCAAATCGTAGCTCCGAAGGATTCGGATGTGCTGCTGGTTGCGCCTAAGTCCCCAGGACATATGGTTCGCCGCACTTATGAAGAAGGCTTTGGCGTTCCCGGCCTGATCGCGATCGAGCAGGATGCTACAGGCAACGCAAAAGCAATCGGTCTTGCTTATGCCAAAGGTATCGGCTGTACCCGCGCAGGGGTAATCGAAACCTCTTTCCGTGAAGAGACGGAAACCGATTTGTTCGGTGAACAGGCTGTACTGTGCGGCGGCGTTACGGCTCTGATCAAAGCTGGCTTTGAAACGCTGGTTGAAGCCGGTTATGCTCCGGAAATGGCTTACTTTGAGTGCTTGCACGAGATGAAGCTGATCGTTGACCTCATCTATGAAGGAGGTATGGCAACGATGCGCGATTCCATCAGTAACACGGCGGAATACGGCGATTATGTAACTGGCCCGCGCGTTGTAACCGACGAAACGAAGAAAGCGATGAAGGCTGTCCTCACCGACATCCAACAGGGCAAGTTCGCGCGCGATTTCATTCTGGAGAACCAATCGGGCCGTGCATTCCTGACCGCTACGCGCCGCAACGAAGCTGCTCATCCAATCGAGGTTGTCGGCAAAGAATTGCGCGAAATGATGGCTTGGATCAAGAAATAA
- the ilvB gene encoding biosynthetic-type acetolactate synthase large subunit, giving the protein MMTQIPEMRSTEELREKWKTPEVITGSEILLRSLVLEGVDTVFGYPGGAVLYIYDALYGFNDFKHVLTRHEQGAIHAADGYARASGKTGVCIATSGPGATNLVTGIATAYMDSVPLVVITGNVFSSLIGTDAFQEADITGITMPITKHSYLVRSVEDLPRIIHEAFHIASTGRKGPVLIDIPKDVSAAKTLFTPVTSVNLRGYNPRTVPNKLQLDKLVRAISEAERPIIIAGGGVIYSGAHEEMYEFVKRTEIPITTTLLGLGAFPSGDDLWMGMPGMHGTYTANNAIQQCDLLINIGARFDDRVTGKLDGFAPKAKIVHIDIDPAEIGKNISPDIPIVGDVKTVLELLNPEVKRASNADAWRAQIAQWKVDKPLRYTDSDIELKPQWVVELINDTTKGEAIVTTDVGQHQMWAAQYYKFNHPRSWVTSGGLGTMGFGFPSAIGAQMAYPERLVVSINGDGGMQMCSQELAICAIHNIPVKIVVLNNEVLGMVRQWQNLIYEKRYSYTDLAGSPNFVKLAEAYGVKGIRATTKEEARAAWQEALETPGPVLVEFLVSKDENVYPMVTQGSTIDQMLMGDE; this is encoded by the coding sequence ATGATGACGCAAATACCGGAAATGCGGTCGACAGAGGAGTTACGGGAGAAATGGAAGACGCCGGAAGTGATTACCGGTTCGGAGATTCTGCTGCGCAGCCTGGTGCTGGAGGGTGTGGATACCGTGTTCGGATATCCCGGAGGAGCCGTTCTGTATATCTATGACGCATTGTACGGATTCAATGATTTCAAGCATGTGCTGACCCGTCATGAGCAGGGGGCGATTCATGCGGCGGACGGATATGCAAGAGCAAGCGGTAAGACTGGCGTCTGTATCGCGACTTCCGGACCCGGAGCGACTAATCTGGTCACCGGTATCGCTACAGCCTATATGGATTCTGTCCCGCTGGTGGTCATCACGGGCAACGTATTCTCCAGCTTGATCGGTACGGATGCTTTCCAGGAAGCGGACATTACCGGCATCACGATGCCGATTACCAAGCACAGCTATCTGGTACGAAGTGTGGAGGATCTGCCCAGAATCATTCATGAAGCTTTCCATATTGCATCGACGGGCCGCAAAGGGCCGGTTCTTATCGATATTCCCAAGGATGTATCTGCGGCGAAGACGCTGTTCACCCCTGTGACGAGCGTGAATCTTCGAGGCTATAATCCCCGCACCGTTCCGAATAAGCTTCAGCTCGACAAGCTGGTGCGGGCGATTTCGGAGGCCGAGCGGCCGATCATCATTGCAGGGGGCGGGGTTATCTACTCCGGCGCGCATGAAGAGATGTACGAATTCGTCAAGCGGACGGAAATCCCAATCACGACAACATTGCTTGGACTGGGAGCATTCCCGAGCGGCGATGATTTGTGGATGGGAATGCCGGGCATGCACGGTACGTATACGGCCAATAACGCCATCCAGCAGTGCGATCTGCTAATCAATATCGGAGCACGGTTCGACGACCGCGTGACAGGTAAGCTTGACGGCTTCGCGCCAAAAGCCAAGATCGTGCATATCGACATCGACCCTGCCGAGATCGGCAAGAACATATCGCCTGACATTCCGATCGTAGGAGACGTTAAGACGGTGCTGGAGCTGCTGAATCCGGAAGTTAAACGGGCTTCGAACGCCGATGCTTGGAGAGCGCAAATCGCCCAGTGGAAGGTGGATAAGCCGCTTCGTTATACTGACTCCGATATCGAGCTGAAGCCGCAATGGGTTGTCGAACTGATCAATGACACCACAAAGGGCGAGGCGATTGTGACGACGGACGTTGGTCAGCACCAAATGTGGGCGGCGCAGTATTACAAGTTCAATCATCCCCGTTCTTGGGTTACTTCCGGAGGTCTTGGAACGATGGGCTTCGGTTTCCCTTCGGCAATCGGTGCGCAGATGGCCTATCCGGAACGGCTGGTGGTCTCGATCAACGGCGACGGCGGTATGCAGATGTGTTCCCAGGAGCTGGCAATATGCGCCATCCATAACATTCCGGTCAAGATTGTCGTTCTCAACAACGAGGTGCTCGGCATGGTGCGGCAGTGGCAGAATCTCATCTATGAGAAACGTTACAGCTACACGGATCTGGCCGGCAGCCCGAACTTTGTGAAGCTGGCGGAAGCTTACGGTGTAAAAGGTATCCGGGCGACGACGAAGGAAGAAGCAAGGGCTGCATGGCAGGAAGCTTTGGAAACACCGGGACCGGTACTTGTGGAATTCCTCGTTTCCAAGGACGAAAATGTCTACCCGATGGTAACCCAGGGCTCGACGATCGATCAAATGCTGATGGGGGATGAATAA
- a CDS encoding ABC transporter ATP-binding protein produces MSAAPPVVELKQITKRFPGIVANDSISLTLEKGEIHALLGENGAGKSTLMNIVFGLYQPDEGSIEIGGKPVIIDSPNKAIELGIGMVHQHFKLVEPFTVTENIILGTEPKKGLKIDYKSAAEQVRKLSELYGLQVNPQAKIHDISVGMQQRVEIMKTLYRGADILIFDEPTAVLTPQEINELMAIMKRLVAEGKSIILITHKLKEIMTISDRVTIIRRGKVIDTVKTSETNPNELAEKMVGRDVTFKVDKQAPNIGNTVLKLDGVSSKNKEGIPVLNNLSFEVKAGEILGIAGVDGNGQSELIQAITGLRKIDSGSITVEGKEIANLSPRKISEMNVSHIPEDRHKHGLVLDFTVSENMVLETYYKSPYNRNGFMDSEVIDKHAEELVRTFDVRTPSIYNTARSLSGGNQQKAIIAREIDKEPTLLIAAQPTRGLDVGAIEFVQKQLIAQRDQGKAVLLVSFELDEIMNVSDRIAVIYEGQIVGEVYPKDTNDQELGLMMAGSLKRGGKAGE; encoded by the coding sequence ATGAGTGCTGCGCCTCCTGTCGTAGAGTTGAAGCAAATCACTAAACGCTTTCCCGGTATTGTCGCCAATGACTCCATCAGCCTGACGCTGGAGAAAGGCGAGATTCATGCGCTGCTAGGCGAGAATGGAGCAGGCAAGTCCACACTAATGAATATTGTATTCGGACTGTATCAGCCCGATGAAGGCAGTATTGAAATCGGCGGGAAACCGGTTATAATCGATAGCCCGAATAAAGCCATTGAGCTTGGCATTGGTATGGTACACCAGCATTTCAAGCTTGTAGAGCCTTTTACGGTGACCGAGAATATTATTCTTGGAACGGAACCGAAGAAAGGTCTTAAAATCGACTATAAATCCGCAGCGGAGCAAGTCCGCAAGCTATCGGAGCTGTACGGTCTTCAAGTTAATCCGCAGGCCAAAATCCATGATATTTCGGTAGGGATGCAGCAGCGTGTGGAAATTATGAAAACCTTGTACCGCGGCGCGGATATTCTTATATTTGACGAACCCACCGCCGTGCTTACCCCTCAGGAAATCAATGAGCTCATGGCGATTATGAAACGCCTGGTCGCCGAGGGCAAATCCATCATTCTGATTACCCATAAGCTTAAAGAAATTATGACCATATCGGACAGAGTAACGATTATCCGCCGTGGCAAGGTTATCGACACAGTCAAAACGTCGGAGACCAATCCGAACGAGCTGGCTGAAAAAATGGTCGGACGGGATGTAACGTTTAAAGTAGACAAGCAGGCTCCGAACATCGGGAACACGGTACTGAAGCTGGACGGAGTTAGCAGCAAGAACAAGGAAGGCATTCCCGTATTGAATAATCTCAGCTTTGAAGTTAAGGCCGGGGAAATTCTGGGCATAGCCGGCGTTGACGGAAACGGACAGAGCGAGCTGATCCAGGCAATCACGGGTCTTCGTAAAATCGATTCCGGTTCGATTACCGTTGAAGGGAAGGAGATAGCCAATCTGTCTCCGCGTAAAATATCGGAAATGAACGTTTCGCATATTCCGGAGGACCGGCATAAGCACGGACTCGTGCTTGATTTTACCGTAAGCGAGAATATGGTGCTTGAAACCTACTACAAAAGCCCTTATAACCGGAATGGATTTATGGATAGCGAAGTCATTGACAAGCATGCTGAGGAGCTGGTTAGAACGTTCGACGTGCGTACGCCATCGATTTACAATACAGCGCGTTCTCTGTCCGGCGGCAACCAGCAAAAAGCAATTATTGCGCGGGAAATAGACAAAGAGCCGACCCTGCTGATCGCGGCACAGCCGACGCGGGGGCTTGATGTGGGCGCTATCGAGTTTGTGCAAAAACAGCTCATTGCCCAGCGGGATCAAGGAAAGGCCGTGCTGTTAGTTTCATTCGAACTGGACGAAATTATGAATGTGTCCGACCGCATCGCCGTTATTTACGAAGGGCAAATTGTTGGCGAGGTCTATCCGAAGGATACGAATGATCAGGAGCTTGGGCTTATGATGGCGGGCAGCTTGAAGCGGGGAGGTAAAGCGGGTGAATAA
- a CDS encoding 2-isopropylmalate synthase, protein MRKIYVFDTTLRDGEQSPGVNLNTQEKLEIAYQLEKLGIDRMEAGFPAASPGDLAAVNAVARAVKNVTVIGLSRSRESDIDAVKEALQGAQDPCIHLFLATSPIHRQHKLRMDKGQVLETAQTAIRYAKKYFSKLEFSLEDAGRTELDFMAEVVGMAVREGASVVNIPDTVGYLNPSEYGAIFKYLKENVPDIDRVQLSAHCHNDLGMATANTLAAILNGADQIEGTINGIGERAGNTAIEEIAMALETRSDFFGAKTSLVLSEISRTSRLVSKLTGMVVPGNKAIVGANAFAHESGIHQDGMLKEKTTYEIMTPETIGLKESKLVLGKHSGRHAFRDKLTDLGYDLPEDVLNAAFSRFKDLADKKKEVSDEDILALMEERLGITPEIYSLRTLYVTYGNEATPTAKLVLNGPPEEPIVAVAEGNGSVDAIYNAIDQATGEEVKLDDYSIKSVTQGKDAQGEVHVILSQGIVAAAGRGLSTDILEASARAYLDALNKLIEKRKTYTKREDAHL, encoded by the coding sequence ATGCGAAAAATTTATGTTTTCGATACAACACTGCGTGACGGAGAACAGTCCCCCGGCGTGAATCTGAATACCCAGGAGAAGCTGGAGATCGCCTATCAGTTGGAAAAGCTGGGGATTGACCGTATGGAAGCGGGATTTCCCGCGGCGTCGCCGGGAGATTTGGCCGCAGTCAATGCCGTTGCCAGAGCGGTAAAAAATGTAACGGTCATTGGCCTTTCCAGATCCCGCGAAAGCGATATTGATGCCGTCAAGGAGGCGCTGCAGGGCGCGCAGGACCCCTGCATTCATCTGTTCCTTGCTACCTCCCCGATTCACCGTCAGCATAAGCTCCGGATGGATAAGGGGCAGGTGCTGGAGACGGCGCAGACGGCCATCCGCTATGCGAAGAAGTATTTCTCGAAGCTGGAATTTTCGCTTGAGGATGCGGGACGGACCGAGCTCGACTTTATGGCCGAGGTCGTCGGCATGGCGGTTCGCGAAGGCGCGAGCGTCGTTAACATTCCGGACACGGTCGGATATTTGAACCCGTCGGAGTATGGGGCAATCTTCAAATATTTAAAAGAAAATGTTCCGGACATCGACCGCGTTCAGCTTAGCGCGCACTGCCATAATGATCTTGGAATGGCCACGGCGAATACGCTGGCGGCGATCCTGAATGGTGCGGATCAAATCGAGGGCACAATCAACGGCATCGGTGAACGCGCGGGCAACACGGCGATCGAAGAGATAGCGATGGCGCTTGAGACGCGCAGCGATTTCTTCGGGGCGAAGACGTCGCTTGTACTGTCCGAGATTTCGCGCACTAGCCGCCTGGTCAGCAAATTGACCGGCATGGTCGTGCCGGGGAACAAGGCGATCGTTGGCGCGAACGCTTTTGCCCATGAATCGGGTATTCATCAGGACGGCATGCTCAAGGAGAAGACGACGTACGAGATCATGACGCCGGAAACGATCGGCCTGAAGGAGAGCAAGCTGGTGCTCGGCAAGCATTCCGGCCGCCATGCTTTCCGGGATAAGCTAACCGATCTGGGCTATGACCTGCCGGAAGACGTGCTGAATGCGGCGTTCTCCAGATTCAAGGATTTGGCCGACAAGAAGAAGGAAGTATCCGACGAGGATATTCTGGCGCTGATGGAGGAGCGGCTGGGCATTACGCCGGAGATTTACAGCCTGCGGACCCTGTACGTCACTTACGGCAATGAAGCGACGCCGACCGCGAAACTGGTTCTGAACGGCCCGCCGGAGGAGCCTATCGTTGCAGTAGCCGAGGGGAACGGTTCGGTGGATGCGATATATAACGCTATTGACCAGGCAACTGGCGAGGAAGTCAAGCTGGACGATTATTCCATCAAATCCGTCACTCAAGGCAAGGATGCCCAGGGCGAGGTGCATGTCATTTTGTCACAGGGTATTGTTGCTGCGGCGGGAAGAGGGCTTAGCACCGACATTCTGGAAGCCAGCGCCCGGGCTTATCTTGATGCGCTCAACAAGCTGATTGAGAAGCGCAAGACGTATACGAAGCGCGAGGACGCTCATTTATAG
- a CDS encoding ABC transporter permease, which yields MNKLKKIFATDSYIVPLVAIILGFLVGAAVMLIGGYDPIAAYGALFKRVFGSAYDFGEAIREMTPLMLTGLSVAFAFRSGMFNIGADGQVLIGMTAASVIGIKLAGLPAFLLVPLAVIGAGLFGGIWAGIAGYLKAKRGINEVITTIMLNWVALYLANYIVRTFLLIPGQNRSEDIPASMSLTFLNSIFDNARLHWGTVIALAAAVFFYIYLWKTKQGFEMRAVGLNSHAAEYAGMNVRRNVMKSMFIAGVFAGLAGAGEVLGVFHYQSVFAASPGYGFDGIAVALLGLTHPFGVILAAILYGMLTYGSAGMSFNADVPPELIRIVIGSIIFFIAAQGIVRWVLKPFYFKRKKEKVL from the coding sequence GTGAATAAGCTTAAAAAAATATTTGCGACAGACAGCTATATTGTGCCTCTTGTCGCAATTATACTTGGATTCCTGGTCGGCGCGGCAGTGATGCTGATCGGCGGTTATGATCCGATCGCAGCTTATGGCGCTTTGTTCAAGCGCGTCTTCGGCAGTGCGTATGACTTCGGAGAAGCGATCCGCGAAATGACGCCGCTTATGCTGACCGGTCTTTCCGTGGCCTTTGCTTTCCGCTCAGGCATGTTCAATATCGGCGCGGACGGTCAGGTGCTGATCGGAATGACCGCAGCCTCTGTTATCGGCATTAAGCTCGCCGGATTGCCCGCATTTTTATTGGTGCCGCTGGCAGTGATCGGGGCGGGTCTGTTCGGCGGGATATGGGCCGGAATTGCAGGTTATCTGAAAGCCAAGCGGGGCATTAACGAGGTTATTACGACCATTATGCTAAATTGGGTTGCCCTGTATCTTGCGAACTATATCGTAAGAACTTTCCTCCTGATCCCAGGGCAGAACCGTTCAGAGGATATTCCTGCGTCGATGTCGCTCACTTTTTTGAACTCCATCTTTGACAATGCCCGCCTGCACTGGGGGACTGTGATCGCGCTTGCGGCGGCGGTATTCTTTTACATCTACTTGTGGAAAACGAAGCAGGGCTTCGAAATGCGTGCTGTAGGCCTGAATTCCCATGCGGCCGAATATGCCGGCATGAATGTCAGACGCAATGTAATGAAGTCCATGTTCATCGCGGGAGTATTTGCCGGACTCGCCGGAGCGGGCGAGGTGCTTGGCGTATTCCACTACCAGTCTGTATTCGCAGCTTCACCCGGTTATGGGTTTGACGGGATTGCCGTTGCGCTGCTGGGGCTTACTCATCCTTTCGGGGTCATTCTGGCCGCGATCCTGTACGGTATGCTGACCTATGGTTCCGCAGGCATGAGCTTCAATGCAGATGTGCCGCCGGAACTGATCCGCATCGTGATCGGCTCGATCATATTCTTTATTGCGGCACAGGGGATTGTGCGCTGGGTGCTTAAGCCGTTTTACTTCAAGCGCAAGAAAGAGAAGGTGTTATAG
- a CDS encoding BMP family protein: protein MKKIYQLSLVMLLAFTVILAGCGSDNNNASGDTGTNAGTNTGTNTGSGEATTDNSNIKIGMVTDVGGVNDKSFNQSAWEALQALEKENGVKVQYLQSKSNADYEPNLNQFVKDGYALTWGIGFDMGDSLKKVASENPDAKLAIIDNVVDAPNVESVTFSENEGSFLVGVVAGLTTKTNKVAFIGGMESPVIKRFEAGFKAGVAAVNPGAKVTVTYAGAYDKPDTGKSLAATLYDAGNDIIFPAAGATGNGVFNEAKSRNKAGGAKVWVIGVDKDQSIEFGDDVTLTSMMKRVDEAVKVVSKQIIDGTFKGGTTTVLGLKDNGVGLPETSKANVSADILAKVDDYKQQIIDGKIKVPTE, encoded by the coding sequence ATGAAAAAAATTTACCAGCTGTCTCTTGTTATGCTGCTTGCATTCACGGTCATTCTGGCCGGTTGCGGAAGCGACAATAACAACGCGTCCGGAGACACAGGCACTAACGCAGGCACTAATACTGGAACCAACACGGGTTCCGGCGAAGCTACAACGGACAACTCCAACATTAAGATCGGTATGGTTACCGACGTTGGCGGCGTTAACGACAAATCGTTTAACCAATCCGCTTGGGAAGCCCTTCAAGCCCTTGAGAAAGAAAATGGTGTAAAGGTTCAATATCTGCAAAGTAAATCGAACGCGGACTATGAGCCGAACCTGAACCAGTTTGTTAAAGACGGTTATGCTTTGACTTGGGGTATTGGCTTTGACATGGGTGACTCCCTGAAAAAAGTTGCCAGCGAGAATCCTGACGCCAAGCTGGCTATCATCGACAACGTAGTAGATGCTCCTAACGTTGAGTCCGTTACCTTCTCCGAGAACGAAGGGTCGTTCCTGGTCGGCGTTGTTGCGGGTCTGACAACGAAGACGAATAAAGTAGCCTTTATCGGCGGTATGGAAAGCCCGGTAATCAAACGTTTTGAAGCAGGCTTCAAAGCGGGTGTTGCTGCGGTTAATCCAGGCGCAAAAGTAACGGTTACTTATGCCGGAGCTTATGACAAGCCGGACACAGGTAAATCTCTGGCTGCCACTCTGTATGATGCAGGCAACGACATCATCTTCCCGGCTGCGGGAGCAACGGGCAACGGCGTATTCAACGAAGCCAAATCCCGCAACAAAGCAGGCGGCGCGAAAGTATGGGTTATCGGCGTGGATAAAGACCAATCGATCGAATTTGGCGACGACGTCACGCTGACTTCCATGATGAAACGTGTTGACGAAGCAGTTAAAGTTGTTTCCAAGCAAATTATCGACGGCACGTTCAAAGGCGGCACAACTACCGTACTCGGCTTGAAAGACAACGGTGTAGGTCTGCCGGAAACATCTAAAGCGAACGTAAGCGCGGATATCCTGGCTAAAGTGGACGATTACAAACAACAAATCATCGATGGAAAGATTAAAGTTCCTACTGAATAA